From the genome of Spinacia oleracea cultivar Varoflay chromosome 2, BTI_SOV_V1, whole genome shotgun sequence, one region includes:
- the LOC110800597 gene encoding cell division control protein 48 homolog E: MADKPESSDKGTKRDYSTAILERKKSPNRLVVDEAVNDDNAVVAMHPDTMEKLQLFRGDTVLIKGKKRKDTICIALADETCDEPKIRMNKVVRSNLRVRLGDVVSVHQCPDVKYGKRVHILPVDDTIEGVTGNLFDAFLKPYFLEAYRPVRKGDLFLVRGGMRSVEFKVIETDPPEYCVVAPDTEIFCEGEPVKREDENRLDEVGYDDVGGVRKQMAQIRELVELPLRHPQLFKSIGVKPPKGILLYGPPGSGKTLIARAVANETGAFFFCINGPEIMSKLAGESESNLRKAFEEAEKNAPSIIFIDEIDSIAPKREKTNGEVERRIVSQLLTLMDGLKSRAHVIVMGATNRPNSIDPALRRFGRFDREIDIGVPDEVGRLEILRIHTKNMKLSDDVDLEKICKETHGYVGADLAALCTEAALQCIREKMDVIDLEDETIDAEILNSMAVSNEHFHTALGQSNPSALRETVVEVPNVSWEDIGGLENVKRELQETVQYPVEHPEKFEKFGMSPSKGVLFYGPPGCGKTLLAKAIANECQANFISIKGPELLTMWFGESEANVREIFDKARGSAPCVLFFDELDSIATQRGSSQGDAGGAADRVLNQLLTEMDGMSAKKTVFIIGATNRPDIIDPALLRPGRLDQLIYIPLPDEESRYSIFKAALRKSPIAKDVDIRALAKYTQGFSGADITEICQRACKYAIRENIEKDIEKEKRRSENPEAMEEDEEEVAEIKAAHFEESMKFARRSVSDADIRKYQAFAQTLQQSRGFGTEFRFANTPSGTGTAGTDAFAAPAGGADEDDLYN, translated from the exons ATGGCTGATAAACCTGAATCATCCGA TAAGGGCACCAAAAGAGACTATAGTACAGCGATTCTTGAGCGCAAGAAGTCGCCAAATCGGTTGGTTGTTGATGAAGCCGTCAATGATGATAATGCAGTTGTTGCTATGCATCCTGATACCATGGAGAAGCTTCAGCTTTTTCGCGGCGATACTGTTCTAATCAAG GGAAAGAAAAGGAAAGACACAATTTGCATTGCCCTCGCTGATGAGACATGTGATGAACCAAAGATTAGGATGAACAAGGTTGTGAGATCTAATTTGAGAGTGCGACTTGGTGATGTGGTTTCTGTACACCAGTGTCCTGATGTGAAATATGGGAAGCGTGTCCATATTCTTCCTGTTGATGATACCATTGAGGGTGTCACTGGCAATCTGTTTGATGCATTCCTGAAGC CTTATTTTCTTGAAGCCTACCGGCCGGTGAGGAAAGGAGACCTTTTTCTTGTGAGAGGTGGAATGAGAAGTGTTGAATTTAAGGTTATAGAGACTGACCCTCCTGAATATTGTGTGGTTGCCCCGGATACTGAGATATTTTGTGAGGGTGAGCCAGTTAAACGAGAAGATGAGAATAGATTAGATGAGGTTGGCTATGATGACGTGGGTGGTGTTAGGAAACAGATGGCCCAGATTAGGGAGCTGGTAGAACTGCCATTGAGACACCCACAGTTGTTCAAATCTATTGGTGTCAAGCCACCTAAGGGAATTTTGCTCTATGGACCTCCTGGGTCTGGAAAGACGTTGATAGCCCGAGCTGTGGCGAATGAAACTGGTGCATtcttcttttgtattaatgGGCCAGAGATCATGTCAAAATTGGCTGGGGAAAGTGAAAGCAATCTAAGGAAAGCTTTTGAAGAAGCTGAGAAGAATGCTCCATCCATCATTTTTATTGATGAAATCGATTCAATTGCTCCCAAGCGAGagaaaaccaatggagaggttgAGAGGCGTATTGTTTCCCAACTCTTGACTCTTATGGATGGGCTTAAATCACGGGCACATGTTATTGTTATGGGTGCTACTAATCGTCCAAACAGCATTGACCCTGCACTGAGAAGGTTTGGTCGATTTGACAGAGAAATAGATATTGGTGTTCCAGATGAAGTTGGGAGACTTGAGATTCTCCGCATTCACACTAAAAACATGAAGCTTTCAGATGAT GTTGATTTGGAAAAAATTTGCAAGGAAACACATGGCTATGTTGGTGCTGACCTGGCTGCCTTATGTACTGAAGCTGCACTTCAATGTATCAGAGAGAAGATGGACGTAATTGATCTGGAAGATGAGACTATTGATGCTGAGATCCTTAATTCAATGGCTGTTTCAAATGAACACTTCCATACTGCTCTTGGGCAGAGTAATCCATCTGCCCTGCGTGAAACG GTTGTGGAAGTTCCCAATGTCTCTTGGGAAGATATTGGTGGCCTAGAAAATGTCAAAAGGGAACTTCAAGAG ACTGTTCAATATCCCGTGGAGCATCCTGAAAAATTCGAGAAATTTGGTATGTCTCCCTCGAAGGGAGTTCTTTTCTATGGGCCTCCTGGATGTGGAAAGACTTTGCTGGCAAAGGCTATTGCCAACGAGTGCCAAGCAAATTTCATCAGTATAAAAGGACCTGAATTGCTAACGATGTGGTTTGGAGAGAGTGAAGCCAATGTTCGAGAGATTTTTGACAAGGCCCGTGGTTCAGCTCCCTGTGTTCTATTCTTTGATGAGCTTGATTCAATTGCAACTCAG AGAGGAAGCAGTCAAGGTGATGCAGGTGGCGCTGCTGACAGGGTTTTGAACCAACTTTTAACCGAAATGGATGGAATGTCAGCCAAAAAGACTGTTTTCATCATTGGAGCCACAAATAGACCTGATATTATTGACCCAGCTCTTCTGAGACCAGGTCGTCTGGATCAACTTATTTATATTCCTCTTCCAGATGAGGAGTCCCGTTATTCCATATTCAAGGCTGCCTTAAGGAAGTCACCTATTGCCAAAGATGTTGATATTAGAGCACTTGCCAAGTACACCCAGGGCTTTAGTGGGGCAGATATCACTGAAATATGCCAACGAGCTTGCAAATACGCAATCAGAGAAAATATCGAGAAG GACATTGAAAAGGAGAAAAGGAGAAGCGAGAACCCTGAGGCCATGGAGGAGGATGAGGAAGAGGTTGCTGAAATCAAGGCTGCCCATTTTGAGGAGTCAATGAAATTTGCCCGCAGAAGTGTGAGTGACGCTGATATTCGTAAGTACCAAGCTTTTGCCCAGACCTTACAACAGTCGAGAGGGTTCGGCACTGAGTTCCGTTTTGCCAATACCCCTTCTGGAACTGGAACTGCCGGTACAGATGCTTTTGCTGCCCCTGCTGGTGGAGCTGATGAAGATGACCTCTATAATTAG